In one window of Candidatus Nitrosocosmicus arcticus DNA:
- a CDS encoding NosD domain-containing protein, which translates to MNNKIYLMAALIAFASVGALLIQPTIASAQSSMIDNILNSALPSSNTNDNNQPSQASSSASSSAVPISTSLSCGQVIKQSVKLTANLDCKTDGIIVGADSITIDLNGFTLSGPGEKSSKVGIMFADNDGVTVQGPGTIKSFQAGALFSGGEDNKISRVTFTENEIAVFETGSKNIVIEDNLMFGNSIGVAAHSSSGSKLTTNLFKSNDLAGVTLVNSASNELSMNTIQGSVNGIFLDGQSTKNNVNSNNVLQNRGVDLNNGNGLPTNINDNVFSDNNCNTSVPDGLCLGR; encoded by the coding sequence ATGAATAACAAAATATATCTCATGGCGGCATTAATTGCATTTGCATCTGTTGGTGCTTTGTTAATACAACCAACTATAGCATCAGCACAAAGCAGCATGATAGACAATATTTTGAACAGTGCTCTCCCCTCTTCTAATACTAATGACAATAATCAACCATCACAAGCAAGTAGCAGCGCCAGCAGCAGCGCAGTCCCAATAAGCACCAGCTTATCTTGTGGTCAAGTTATTAAACAAAGTGTAAAACTGACAGCCAACCTTGATTGTAAGACTGATGGTATAATTGTAGGCGCTGATAGTATTACAATTGATTTGAATGGATTTACATTAAGTGGTCCAGGAGAAAAGAGTTCTAAGGTCGGAATCATGTTTGCAGACAACGACGGCGTAACTGTTCAAGGTCCAGGAACAATTAAGAGCTTCCAAGCAGGTGCATTATTCTCAGGTGGAGAAGACAACAAAATTTCAAGAGTCACATTCACAGAAAATGAAATCGCAGTATTTGAAACAGGATCCAAGAACATAGTAATTGAAGACAATCTAATGTTTGGAAACAGCATTGGTGTAGCAGCTCACTCCTCATCGGGTTCAAAGTTGACCACAAACCTATTCAAATCAAATGACTTGGCAGGTGTGACATTAGTTAACTCCGCAAGCAATGAACTATCAATGAATACAATCCAAGGGTCTGTAAATGGTATCTTCCTAGATGGCCAAAGCACAAAGAACAACGTAAATTCAAATAACGTATTGCAAAACCGTGGTGTAGATTTGAATAACGGTAACGGTCTACCAACAAACATAAACGACAATGTGTTCTCAGACAACAACTGTAATACATCTGTCCCAGACGGTTTATGTTTGGGTAGATAA
- a CDS encoding RNA-protein complex protein Nop10 — protein sequence MKHRIRICRLCKQYTLKDKCPVCKSETNDPHPPKFSLDDKYIRYRIMDAYADNPEKV from the coding sequence ATGAAACACCGTATTAGAATTTGTAGATTGTGCAAGCAATATACATTAAAAGATAAATGTCCAGTTTGCAAGTCTGAGACCAATGATCCACATCCTCCAAAATTCTCCCTCGATGACAAGTATATAAGGTATAGAATTATGGATGCCTACGCAGATAATCCGGAAAAAGTATGA